A single window of Nematostella vectensis chromosome 4, jaNemVect1.1, whole genome shotgun sequence DNA harbors:
- the LOC5511571 gene encoding QRFP-like peptide receptor — translation MDVNEMNSTFEKNTSSNSSLIQTGFTAKLIREPYPLTVIRLTLFAILFVTAIVGNACVFLAPWRNARLRTFSYSLITCLAIGDFVSALGLPFILITEHLSSNWIFGQFLCQCLNPTQVVCGMVTTNVHTAISVDRYISVAYPFKGKPKRSRKWLIFLAIWLTAILCALPAFIARKLFEIQLPHRTVNICIEIYSSPNAQHIYSVFLFSVNYLIPILVMAVLYSRIMLLIRSVKHRRRKSTPSYLSDESPCYTGYERKFIRMNIVVMLLFVLCYLPYQVFFLLMEFGIARRWKFAYLAFDYVFFVTWLPNALSPIFYGAMDRAYARAFKVLFRTITRRLSKRKPLDSTDVDVFVKSN, via the coding sequence ATGGATGTCAACGAGATGAACAgcacttttgaaaaaaatacgaGTTCAAACTCAAGTTTAATCCAAACAGGATTTACTGCAAAGCTAATCAGAGAGCCATACCCTCTAACAGTGATCCGACTCACGCTATTTGCAATCCTGTTTGTCACAGCCATTGTCGGCAACGCGTGCGTGTTTCTTGCTCCATGGAGGAACGCTCGACTTCGTACGTTCAGCTACTCCCTGATAACGTGCCTTGCGATAGGGGACTTTGTGAGCGCGCTGGGGCTTCCGTTTATCCTAATCACGGAACACCTTAGTTCCAACTGGATATTTGGTCAATTTCTCTGTCAGTGTTTAAACCCAACCCAAGTGGTTTGCGGTATGGTGACGACTAACGTGCACACGGCTATTTCAGTAGACCGTTATATCTCTGTTGCGTATCCATTCAAAGGGAAACCTAAACGCTCAAGGAAGTGGTTGATTTTTCTCGCTATTTGGCTCACAGCTATCCTTTGCGCCCTTCCAGCATTCATCGCACGGAAGCTCTTTGAGATCCAGCTCCCGCACCGTACCGTAAACATATGCATTGAGATATACTCGAGCCCAAATGCGCAACACATCTACTCCGTTTTCCTCTTCTCCGTGAACTACCTGATACCCATTCTAGTAATGGCTGTTCTTTACAGTAGGATAATGCTTCTGATAAGGAGCGTCAAGCATCGACGTCGGAAATCAACCCCGAGCTACTTAAGCGATGAAAGCCCCTGTTACACCGGCTATGAGCGCAAATTCATCCGCATGAATATAGTGGTAATGTTACTGTTCGTCTTGTGTTACTTACCTTACCAAGTTTTCTTCCTCTTGATGGAGTTCGGAATCGCGCGAAGGTGGAAATTTGCGTATCTTGCTTTTGATTATGTGTTCTTTGTGACGTGGTTACCGAACGCGTTGAGCCCTATTTTTTACGGTGCCATGGATAGGGCGTACGCACGGGCCTTCAAGGTTTTGTTCCGCACTATCACTCGGCGCTTGTCAAAAAGGAAGCCCTTGGATAGTACTGatgtcgatgtgtttgtgAAGTCGAACTGA
- the LOC5511603 gene encoding centromere protein V has protein sequence MEGKSVLIKHKGGCHCGKVRFEVMAPQNLRVYDCNCSICIKKQNKHFIVPKRNLVITQGEDNLACYSFNTHLAKHFFCKSCGVQSFYVPRSNQDGYGVAPHCLDEGTVGNIVTEFVDGKNWEKWIEENPDIKSDSK, from the exons ATGGAAGGAAAATCTGTACTGATAAAGCACAAGGGTGGTTGTCATTGCGGAAAAGTTCGCTTTGAAGTCATGGCGCCCCAGAATCTTCGAGTCTACGATTGCAA CTGTAGCATATGCATCAAGAAACAGAACAAGCATTTTATTGTTCCAAAGCGAAATCTTGTGATAACACAG ggtgAAGACAATCTGGCATGTTACTCTTTCAACACCCACCTGGCAAAACACTTTTTTTGTAAGTCCTGTGGTGTGCAGAGTTTTTATGTTCCTAGGTCAAACCAGGATGGGTATGGGGTCGCACCTCATTGCTTGGATGAGGGGACAGTTGGAAATATTGTCACTGAGTTTGTAGATGGAAAGAACTGGGAAAAATGGATAGAGGAAAATCCTGATATTAAATCAGATTCAAAATGA